In Desulforegula conservatrix Mb1Pa, the sequence CCTGGTGAACAATTTTTCTTTCCATAATGACTCTTTGGATGTCACTTCTGCTTGAGATTTTGTGGCTGGTAGAATCTCAAGAATTGCAAACTTGAAATTTTCTTTGAAGTAGGAAGCGTCCTTCTTCTCAAAAAGTTCAATTAGATCGGCGTTATTTCCGTGAAAGGAGTATACATAGCTTGCCCACCTACTCCAAATCCCCCCCTCGCCATATGCCGAGCCAACGTAATGCTTTCCAGTACTACTGTCCGAAATTAAATATATTCCAAATACGCTGCTGAGTGCGGCTTTCCAGTCGGGCAAATCATTTTTAATGATAACCTCAATGGCCCAGAAACTGTGATTAATTTCTTCAAATGATTTGAACTGCTCTCCTCGATATCTTGATTCATAAATTCCCTGAACAAAAGAATTGGAAAACACATAGCCTGGAGTAAAGCAAGTAGTTCGTGAATTATCTCCAGTGTAATTTAGGATTAAACGTCCAATTAAATCAGTGTATTGATCTGTATATTCGACTCGGTATCCGTCTTTACTCCGGTCTACAATCCGGAAAATCCCACCAAAAAGAAATTTGCATCCAGAAATTTGTGCAAAACTGACAATATACTCCTTCACAAATCTCTCACGTTTGTTTCCAGAATAAATTTGCCAGCCAAGCCAATCGTTATCTGATTTTGCCAATGCATCAAGTGGCCTTGCACCCTCTGGTTCGGTTTTTGCCAAATGAAATCTAAAACGAGAGTCATCGTTTAAATCTGGCATGAATTGATCTATATTCATATTATCTTGGCCTTTCTTGAGGCATAACGGTGAGCTAAGCTGCGCCGCCGTTGCATTACTGGTGAAATCGGTGCGTGTCGGCGTCAGCTTGGGCGACTTGTTGGGCTTTTTAGCTATTCGCGTGAGCTGCTTCAGCATGTAGTTTTAAACCTAATGCCCCAATGACCTTAAGAATTGTGTCGAAACCAGTAGTTCAAAACCGGTATCTGTCAGATTAAGTCTGAACTACTAAAAATTAAGTATGGAGGTCTTGGAATTCAATAAAGCTTCTAAATTTTATTTAATTAATGATGCTGAAAGTGTTTTTTCTATTACTAAAGACTCATGCCTGGAATCTGGATCATAACAAATTTTTACACAACCAAAAGATGGGTTTACAGGACGTCTTTGAATAACAGTTGAATCCATTATTTTGTCTACCATCTTACTACCAGTCTTAGCCTTCTTATTTATTATAGGTGCTGTTAAATATGCATTTTTAGTCTTTGAAGATATGCGCTGCAAATCTAGGACTCCAGGCAATTCATGTCTGCCCTTTATAAATGGAGTTACTATAGCATAAGGGTTCTCTTCTAATAATTCTTTCCAAATAACATCATAATCGCCATTAACTGATCCATGATGGGCTATTTTATAAATAAAAGCTTTCTGAGCCTGAGAAATACACTGACATTTTGAGGCTGCTTCCCATCCAACTTTATTATTATTTTCAGAATACTCTAAATCCGCTCCTAATAAAACGTAATGCTTTTTTGTTTTAATAAGTAAAGCGACTGAAGCTTCATTTGTTTTTGGAGAAGGGATTCTTTTAATTTCCTTAACTAATTGAGTTGATAACTTACCAAAAGTCTGCATTGATCTAAAATATTCTTCAGAAGAAGGGGACAGGGCATATATACTAAAATCTGTACTCAGCAAAATAGCTTTATCAGCGCTTACAAAATCATACTCTCTTTTATTTTTTATAATTTGTCTAAAAACAGCAGTTATTTCATCTGGGCCATTTTTAAGGGGTGATTTATATGCTTTTGAATAACAGTCCATAATTTTAACAAATTCATCAGAATATATAGCTTGAGATATTATAATCTTAGCATTTTTACATCTTTCTACTGTTTCAGAAATACCACGAATATGATCATCATGCCAATGCGTGATAATAATATATTTAACAGATGCCAAAGGAATACCAGCTCTCTCTAAGTAATTTATAGCTGCTGGTTTTTTTGAATCCGGTTCTATACATGAATCTACTATTAGCCAAGATTTATCAACATGCATCAACACCGATTCCCCATAGCCTGGGCCGAATACCAATAATTCTATATTTTCTTTAACTGGCGCTATGTATTTCATTAACTATGCTATTATCATTATTAAAATAAGTATTTATTTCATTTGCAAATTCGCCTGTCAATCTATGATGAGCTTTACTCCATACAGGTAATCTTCTAAACTTTATAACAGATAAATTTTCTCTGGTACCTCGCGTAATCCTATAACCGATACTCCATGTAAAAAAAGAGCCTTCACTAACTAACTGACGTTCATCGTCATCTGATAATTCAATTATAGGAAGCTCAACCTCTTCTTCATAACCACTATCAAGATCCTTTAGCCTCGCCCAAAAAGAATTGTCACACACTTCAATAACAACTCCCTCCCATTGTTTTACAGATTTATAAAAATTACTACAAAAACTGGGGGTTAATAAATTAATGTTATCATTATTACTTATTTTTTTTTGATCAGCAGTAGATATGCTCTCTGATAATTCTATTATTTTTCTCTTTGTAGAAGTCTCATATGTATCATCTTTTTTATTTAACAGCCTATGTTGTATTGTCTCTGAATCTATTTCTACATCCTTATGGTCAGTAAAAGATATCTCAGAAATATATAGAATGTCATTCCCATTCCCACTTGACTTTATAGTTGTAATACAGTCTTTTTCTTCAGTATCCATTTTTTATTCCTCTGCAGATTTATCGAACAAATCAATAATTAAAGAATTCGCTTTGTCGTAAAAAACATCCCTATTGGATATCAAAGAATCTAATATATCGTTACACCCATAAACATCTTTTTGACCCGGCCTTTGATAATGGTTATTAACCAAGACAAAAACCCCATCGAACCTATATAGAGAAGAGGCCTCTATTGACAAAGAAAGTCGACCATCGATAAGATTGTCATTGTTTTGCTTATCCGCCAAATTAATTTTAAATAAGGCGGGCTCTGAAAAAATATTCTTAAATCTTTCCTTATTAAAGATTGTATATGCAAATGAATCTCTTAATTTTTCATTATCAAAGCGGATATGCCTACCAAGGTTAAACCCAAACGCGGTTATTGGGGTATGAATTAGTTCGTTCAATATATTTTGAGCCAAATCACAAACATGCTTATAGCTATAATCAATTTCAGAACTAATTTGGAATTTATCATCTGTAACCTCAAATCGGCAAATATCCAGTTCAAATGAAGAAACATCTTTATGTATAATATTTATCTTCGCTTTTTCAGCTTCAGTTTTACTAATAAAATTATTATAAGCTAACCAATGAGGTGAAATAATAGATGGATTGAATTTACCAATAAAAACCAGACTAATATGCTCTATATCAAAAGAATACGGTTTCATCCTTTTCTCCAGCAAATTTGCATAAATTTTTCCCCCTCAGTTACGATAAGAATTCTTAGCACAATACAGTTGTAATATTGTAACACTAATCAGAATGCCCAAAACAGGTTGGCATTCTGACTAATAGCGAGATAAGGAATTATCCGCTTTTGTTTCCAAGCATGCCATTATTAGCAAACAGACAAAACCAAATTTGGCAATAGAAAACAACGTACCATATTTATAATACTTGTAACAATAGTACTGTTAATTTCTTTGAATTTATGGAGGCTTATTGTAGCCTCAAGATCAGATTTTTCGTATGGTAGCCAAAATACTGAGTTTCGTGCCTTAACCCAGCCTACGCTGCTGTTTTAAAGAAAATCAATATTTTACTCCAGATAGCGTCTGGTAAATTTGCATTTCCCATAGATTATCCTTTTTATTAAAAAAATGGATAATCTATGGATAAGACTCCAATACCTACAATACCTAAAGCCCCTAATTATTTTGACATCTCCATTTGACAAATGAAGATGCTGCACTTCCTTCAATTCCTGGGAAAATTCTACTCCAGTTAATTCCCATCGAATCTAAATCGGAAATTGCTTTTAAATATTCTTCTGAAGGAATAGTATATTCTCTTAATGCCCATCCATTACATTGGCTTGATAAATAATCAACATATTCTTCAAGGCATTTAAAAGGCGTGTTAGATAATGTGAAACATCCGTTTTGATTTCTAATTCGTATATTACCGATATGTGGAATTTTTATAATCTCAACGCCTAAATCATGAGACCATATGCCGCATTCGGTGTTTAGAACCCAAATAGATATATTGTCAACTAAATCTCCATCATTTGAAATGTAATCTGAGAAAGCAAAAAAAGAAGCGATATATGGACTATTAGACCAATCCAATAATCGCGTAGGAATGCCATGATGCTGAGCAAAAGCAATAAGATATTTATCATTATCAATTATTTTTTGTTCAATATCTAAACTCTGACACTCAGTTTTAAAAATATCGATCAAATTTGAAAATTTATCATGTTTATACTTAAATCTATCATAACATGATATGAGTTGCCATTCAGAAGAACGATGTCCACGAAATAAAAATTTGCCCTCTCTAAAAATATTATCAGAAAACAAGTCGGGTATAATTTCAGATTTAAATTCATTCCATGAATCAAAAGAAAAATGTTCAATTGCGCCCATGTTCATCCTCAATTTTAGAATAATAGCAAAGAGCATAATTTTTGAGGGCCTAAATAATCACATAAACAAGAATGCATTATGTAGCCCCGGTTGCTTTTGGGAAGTAAAAAATGATCTAAATGTGTTTCTGAGTAAAATTTTGGTTCCAAATCCATTTCATCTATGTAGCCTATAAGACCATGCTGCCATAAAACGTTAAATGGCTTCCAAGTATCACCAAATAGCCTGGTGCTAAGCGTCGAGAGACGCCGAATATCATTTTCAAAAAACATATCGGATTCTAGTTCTTTTAGTAACTTAATTAATTTATGACTAATATCTTCAACATATTCTTTTTCGCTTGTATATATTCCTGAATACTCGTGCGCTGCAGCATGCTCTGGCATCATGTCTGATGATAAATGGTTGCCGCAAATTGCTATCTGTTCTGCAGCGAATATCTTTGTACATTCGTGAACGGCTTTCTTAATTATAGCAGCTGGGCTCAGATTCATATTAAATTCATGATTTTTCTTAATTTCAGAGCAAATTCTATTTCCGATGATAATAATATCACGAGGTAATAGCCTTGTGTGTCTTAATATATAGCTTTCAATTGGCTCAAATATGTTTCTTTTACCATTTTCAATGAAATCAGTACCAAGCCAATCTGAAACAGAATTTCCAGAGGATGATTGATCATAATAAAAATGCTTTTCTAAGGTAAATACTTTTGCTCTTAGTAGCAACTTGATGGATTCCTTATCCCACTTTAAAATTCTAATATGTGGCTGATCCCTATAACGAGTTTGATGCTCACTTCTAAATACAGATGCAAGGACTAAATCTCGGATGCAGATGAAAATGTGAAGCCTTGAACCAAGGCGTGAATCCCTTAGAAAGCGCATGACCTGATA encodes:
- a CDS encoding GIY-YIG nuclease family protein, coding for MLKQLTRIAKKPNKSPKLTPTRTDFTSNATAAQLSSPLCLKKGQDNMNIDQFMPDLNDDSRFRFHLAKTEPEGARPLDALAKSDNDWLGWQIYSGNKRERFVKEYIVSFAQISGCKFLFGGIFRIVDRSKDGYRVEYTDQYTDLIGRLILNYTGDNSRTTCFTPGYVFSNSFVQGIYESRYRGEQFKSFEEINHSFWAIEVIIKNDLPDWKAALSSVFGIYLISDSSTGKHYVGSAYGEGGIWSRWASYVYSFHGNNADLIELFEKKDASYFKENFKFAILEILPATKSQAEVTSKESLWKEKLFTRQFGHNRN
- a CDS encoding MBL fold metallo-hydrolase translates to MKYIAPVKENIELLVFGPGYGESVLMHVDKSWLIVDSCIEPDSKKPAAINYLERAGIPLASVKYIIITHWHDDHIRGISETVERCKNAKIIISQAIYSDEFVKIMDCYSKAYKSPLKNGPDEITAVFRQIIKNKREYDFVSADKAILLSTDFSIYALSPSSEEYFRSMQTFGKLSTQLVKEIKRIPSPKTNEASVALLIKTKKHYVLLGADLEYSENNNKVGWEAASKCQCISQAQKAFIYKIAHHGSVNGDYDVIWKELLEENPYAIVTPFIKGRHELPGVLDLQRISSKTKNAYLTAPIINKKAKTGSKMVDKIMDSTVIQRRPVNPSFGCVKICYDPDSRHESLVIEKTLSASLIK
- a CDS encoding FRG domain-containing protein, whose protein sequence is MGAIEHFSFDSWNEFKSEIIPDLFSDNIFREGKFLFRGHRSSEWQLISCYDRFKYKHDKFSNLIDIFKTECQSLDIEQKIIDNDKYLIAFAQHHGIPTRLLDWSNSPYIASFFAFSDYISNDGDLVDNISIWVLNTECGIWSHDLGVEIIKIPHIGNIRIRNQNGCFTLSNTPFKCLEEYVDYLSSQCNGWALREYTIPSEEYLKAISDLDSMGINWSRIFPGIEGSAASSFVKWRCQNN
- a CDS encoding P-loop ATPase, Sll1717 family codes for the protein MPPSNMPFGDPDGSRADLANSMNKFVTFQDESVWGGIAMESNDFSARVIAGRKGSGKTIYLRRLRASSHEENSIYGESYLDDIQQNIPNTELIVKFCQWFKPVDLTEKWRELWRRAILRSLFTHIVHKKQLSVFVSDNEKKKLNETYKEILPFAPTPLSIYSQVIDIIHQHRSGRHFTIFCNSPLWESLEYDLGEILKTMPPVCFFVDAVDDEFAHAPMYWLRCQKGLFYQVMRFLRDSRLGSRLHIFICIRDLVLASVFRSEHQTRYRDQPHIRILKWDKESIKLLLRAKVFTLEKHFYYDQSSSGNSVSDWLGTDFIENGKRNIFEPIESYILRHTRLLPRDIIIIGNRICSEIKKNHEFNMNLSPAAIIKKAVHECTKIFAAEQIAICGNHLSSDMMPEHAAAHEYSGIYTSEKEYVEDISHKLIKLLKELESDMFFENDIRRLSTLSTRLFGDTWKPFNVLWQHGLIGYIDEMDLEPKFYSETHLDHFLLPKSNRGYIMHSCLCDYLGPQKLCSLLLF